Proteins encoded together in one Halomarina salina window:
- a CDS encoding DUF7289 family protein: MGLGDISVLWTGRDRGISSTIGVILILGIVLIGTTSIVAFGSIALEDTQRQSTLERAEQTMAQFDSRAAQVALGGEETTQRLSMGQAEGNYQVLPNNGKITITHVDYNDADDDEVIYSEPLGAVVYENGDTTLSYQGGGVWRTDGGNTQMVSPPEFHYRGSTLTLPVIRVFGSDSAAGSPTAVLKKQSMKPIYPLSGKHYGDDTAEYLNPASNGQIQITIESPYYRGWAEYFDARTETNVVTIDDANQQVTVDLITLGPQGQFNIPTKEDPLQVQGMTPGSMSDLSLTVRPEASRPQKLSSLDWSLYIDRNGRQFEVNVNGLSNGECSDSQAADISVYYSDDDGVSYHGWKAEDAIPVTCNVTTNNPELKINLMDSGIDMTYDDLSGNLAENNPNGQTKNSVSFDHFDTDPMETYNRSDLEKENLDVVIRHYLNHFAPNFQIESNAGNSGNNVGIGTSEGDDIQYDGDTVITFLHVSENNVEVELE, encoded by the coding sequence ATGGGTCTTGGGGATATCTCTGTGTTGTGGACAGGTCGTGATAGGGGAATTTCGTCGACGATTGGCGTCATCCTCATCTTAGGAATCGTCCTCATCGGAACGACCAGTATCGTCGCGTTCGGGTCGATCGCGCTTGAAGATACTCAGCGCCAATCAACGCTCGAACGCGCTGAGCAAACGATGGCTCAATTCGACTCACGCGCAGCACAGGTCGCCCTCGGCGGAGAAGAGACAACACAGCGACTGTCAATGGGGCAAGCAGAGGGAAACTATCAGGTACTCCCGAATAATGGCAAAATCACCATTACGCACGTCGACTACAACGACGCTGATGATGACGAGGTTATTTATTCGGAGCCTCTTGGCGCGGTTGTATACGAGAACGGCGACACGACGTTGAGCTATCAGGGCGGTGGGGTGTGGCGAACGGATGGCGGAAACACACAGATGGTATCGCCACCCGAGTTCCACTACCGTGGTTCGACCCTCACGCTCCCTGTTATCCGCGTCTTTGGTAGCGATAGTGCAGCTGGGTCACCGACTGCGGTGCTCAAGAAGCAGTCGATGAAGCCGATCTATCCCCTCTCCGGGAAACACTACGGGGACGACACCGCTGAGTATCTCAACCCGGCAAGCAATGGACAGATTCAGATTACAATCGAAAGTCCGTACTACCGGGGATGGGCAGAATACTTCGATGCACGGACGGAAACCAACGTAGTCACCATTGACGACGCGAATCAGCAAGTGACCGTCGACCTCATCACGCTGGGCCCACAGGGGCAATTTAACATTCCGACCAAGGAAGACCCACTCCAGGTTCAGGGGATGACGCCTGGGAGCATGAGTGACCTTTCACTAACAGTTCGTCCAGAGGCGAGCAGACCACAGAAGCTATCAAGCCTTGACTGGTCACTATACATTGATAGAAACGGACGGCAGTTCGAAGTCAATGTGAACGGTCTCAGCAATGGGGAATGTTCTGACTCACAGGCCGCAGATATCTCGGTTTACTACTCAGATGATGACGGGGTGTCCTATCATGGGTGGAAAGCAGAAGACGCGATACCGGTTACCTGTAATGTCACTACCAATAATCCCGAACTGAAGATCAACCTCATGGACAGTGGCATCGATATGACATATGACGATCTTAGTGGGAATCTGGCAGAGAACAATCCAAACGGCCAAACGAAAAACTCAGTTTCGTTCGACCACTTTGACACCGACCCGATGGAGACCTACAACCGCTCGGACTTGGAAAAAGAAAACCTGGATGTAGTCATCCGTCACTACCTTAATCACTTCGCTCCGAATTTCCAAATCGAATCAAACGCGGGTAACAGCGGGAACAATGTTGGCATTGGAACTTCGGAAGGGGATGACATCCAGTATGACGGTGACACAGTAATCACCTTCCTCCACGTTTCCGAGAACAATGTAGAAGTGGAGTTAGAGTAG